From Streptomyces qinzhouensis, one genomic window encodes:
- a CDS encoding MaoC family dehydratase N-terminal domain-containing protein has product MALDQSFVGRSYPPTPPYEVGREKIREFADAVGDANPAYTDPEAAKALGYDDVIAPPTFAFAITYRAAGEAVRDPQLGLDYSRVVHGAQRFAYTRPVRAGDRLSVVSTIESIKSMAGSDVLDIRGEVRDESGDHVVTAWTKLVARGAEEA; this is encoded by the coding sequence ATGGCGCTCGACCAGTCCTTCGTGGGGCGGAGTTATCCGCCCACCCCGCCCTATGAGGTCGGCCGGGAAAAGATCCGCGAATTCGCGGACGCGGTCGGGGATGCCAATCCCGCGTACACGGATCCGGAAGCCGCGAAGGCGCTCGGCTACGACGATGTGATCGCCCCGCCGACCTTCGCCTTCGCGATCACCTACCGGGCCGCGGGCGAGGCGGTGCGCGATCCACAGCTCGGCCTCGACTACAGCCGGGTGGTGCACGGCGCGCAGCGGTTCGCGTACACCAGGCCGGTACGGGCCGGGGACCGGCTCTCCGTCGTCTCCACCATCGAGAGCATCAAGTCCATGGCGGGCAGCGATGTGCTCGACATCCGGGGCGAGGTACGCGACGAGTCGGGTGACCACGTGGTGACCGCGTGGACCAAGCTGGTGGCGCGCGGCGCCGAGGAGGCGTGA
- a CDS encoding adenosine deaminase yields the protein MERVRDVSLLPKAHLHLHFTGSMRPSTLLELADRYGVHLPDALTGGEPPKLRATDERGWFRFQRLYDIARSCLRTPEDIRRLVREAAEEDVRDGSGWLEIQVDPTSYAPMLGGLIPALEIILDAVDSASRETGLGMRVLVAANRMKHPLEARTLARLAVRYADRGIVGFGLSNDERRGMARDFDRAFAIARDGGLLAAPHGGELAGPSSVRDCLDDLRASRIGHGVRAAEDPELLRRLADRGVACEVCPTSNVALGVYDKPGDVPLRTLYEAGVPLALGADDPLLFGSRLAAQYEVARRHHGFTDPELATLARQSIEASAAPEPLRGKLLAGVDAWLAAAP from the coding sequence ATGGAACGCGTACGTGACGTCAGCCTGCTCCCCAAGGCCCATCTGCATCTCCACTTCACGGGCTCGATGCGGCCCTCGACCCTGCTGGAACTGGCCGACAGGTACGGCGTCCATCTGCCCGACGCGCTGACCGGCGGCGAACCCCCGAAGCTCCGGGCCACCGACGAGCGCGGCTGGTTCCGTTTCCAGCGGCTGTACGACATCGCCCGCTCGTGCCTGCGCACTCCCGAGGACATCCGGCGGCTGGTGCGGGAGGCGGCCGAGGAGGACGTCCGGGACGGCTCGGGCTGGCTGGAGATACAGGTCGACCCCACCTCGTACGCGCCGATGCTGGGCGGGCTGATCCCGGCGCTGGAGATCATCCTGGACGCGGTGGACTCGGCGAGCCGGGAGACCGGGCTCGGTATGCGGGTGCTGGTCGCCGCGAACCGGATGAAGCATCCGCTGGAGGCGCGGACCCTGGCCCGGCTGGCCGTACGGTACGCGGACCGGGGCATCGTCGGCTTCGGGCTCTCCAACGACGAGCGCCGGGGCATGGCCCGCGACTTCGACCGCGCCTTCGCGATCGCCCGGGACGGCGGTCTGCTGGCGGCGCCGCACGGCGGCGAGCTGGCGGGTCCGTCCTCCGTCCGCGACTGCCTGGACGATCTGCGGGCCTCCCGGATCGGTCACGGGGTCCGCGCGGCGGAGGACCCCGAGCTGCTGCGAAGGCTCGCCGACCGGGGAGTGGCCTGCGAGGTCTGCCCCACCTCGAACGTGGCGCTCGGGGTCTACGACAAACCCGGGGACGTTCCGCTGCGGACCCTGTACGAGGCGGGCGTTCCGCTGGCGCTGGGCGCCGACGACCCCCTGCTCTTCGGCTCCCGGCTGGCGGCGCAGTACGAGGTGGCCCGCCGCCACCACGGCTTCACCGACCCCGAGCTGGCGACCCTGGCGCGCCAGTCCATCGAGGCGTCGGCGGCCCCGGAGCCGTTGCGCGGGAAGCTGCTGGCCGGTGTGGACGCCTGGCTGGCCGCGGCGCCGTGA
- a CDS encoding alpha-ketoglutarate-dependent dioxygenase AlkB family protein, whose amino-acid sequence MIAPGAVHVPDWLPPERQRQLVEACRGWARGPVPLRRTALPGGGVMSVRTVCLGWHWQPYRYSRTADDVNGARVADLPDWLVELGRAALEAAYGDGTGGGGWGGGAAAERVTGYTPDTALINFYDGTARMGMHQDKEERSGAPVVSLSIGDRCVFRLGNTENRGRPYTDVELTSGDLFVFGGPARFAYHGVPKVYAGTADPRCGLRTGRLNITLRETGLPEDG is encoded by the coding sequence GTGATCGCACCCGGCGCGGTGCATGTGCCGGACTGGCTGCCGCCGGAGCGCCAACGGCAACTGGTCGAGGCGTGCCGGGGCTGGGCGCGCGGACCGGTGCCGCTGCGCCGGACCGCGCTCCCCGGTGGCGGGGTGATGTCGGTGCGGACGGTGTGTCTCGGCTGGCACTGGCAGCCCTACCGCTACAGCCGCACCGCCGATGATGTGAACGGCGCGCGGGTCGCCGATCTCCCGGACTGGCTGGTGGAGTTGGGCCGTGCGGCGCTGGAGGCGGCGTACGGCGACGGGACGGGTGGTGGCGGATGGGGTGGCGGTGCGGCGGCCGAACGGGTCACCGGCTACACCCCGGACACGGCGCTGATCAACTTCTATGACGGCACCGCCCGGATGGGGATGCACCAGGACAAGGAGGAGCGGTCGGGCGCTCCGGTGGTCTCCCTGAGCATCGGGGACCGCTGTGTCTTCCGGCTGGGCAACACCGAGAACCGGGGAAGGCCCTATACCGATGTGGAGTTGACGTCCGGGGACCTGTTCGTCTTCGGTGGGCCCGCGCGGTTCGCGTACCACGGAGTGCCGAAGGTCTACGCGGGGACTGCCGATCCCCGGTGCGGGCTGCGGACGGGGCGGCTGAACATCACGCTGCGCGAGACCGGGCTGCCGGAGGACGGCTGA
- a CDS encoding SDR family oxidoreductase produces MRIVIAGGHGQIALRLERLLSAGGHEVVGVIRSPEQATALREAGAEPVVLDLESAGVDEVAEVLRGADAAVFAAGAGPGSGIPRKDTVDRGAAVLFADAAERAGVRRYVVVSSMGADSGHRGDGQFDAYLRAKGAADDDIRARDGLDWTILRPGALTDDAGTGLVRLTASTGRGPVPRDDVAAVLSELLDTPATAGLTLELIGGSVPVAVAVRDIAGN; encoded by the coding sequence ATGCGCATTGTGATCGCTGGAGGACACGGTCAGATCGCCCTGCGGCTGGAGCGGCTGCTCTCGGCGGGCGGGCACGAGGTGGTGGGCGTCATCCGCTCGCCGGAACAGGCCACCGCTCTGCGGGAGGCCGGTGCGGAACCCGTGGTCCTGGACCTGGAGTCGGCCGGGGTCGACGAGGTCGCCGAGGTGCTGCGGGGCGCCGATGCCGCGGTGTTCGCGGCGGGCGCGGGGCCGGGCAGCGGGATCCCCCGCAAGGACACGGTGGACCGCGGCGCCGCCGTGCTCTTCGCGGACGCGGCCGAGCGGGCGGGGGTGCGCCGCTATGTGGTGGTCTCGTCCATGGGCGCCGACTCCGGGCACCGGGGCGACGGCCAGTTCGACGCGTATCTGCGGGCGAAGGGGGCGGCCGACGACGACATCCGGGCCCGGGACGGTCTCGACTGGACGATCCTGCGCCCCGGCGCCCTGACCGACGACGCCGGGACCGGCCTGGTGCGGCTGACGGCGTCCACGGGGCGGGGTCCGGTGCCGCGTGACGATGTGGCGGCGGTCCTCTCCGAACTGCTCGACACCCCGGCGACGGCCGGGCTGACCCTGGAGCTGATCGGCGGCTCGGTACCGGTGGCCGTCGCCGTGCGCGATATCGCCGGCAACTGA
- a CDS encoding methylated-DNA--[protein]-cysteine S-methyltransferase, giving the protein MATTTATTAATSASTIAATSKVWATADSPLGELLLVGAASATAPGGTALVSLSLPGQKGGATVREGWRHEPAAFTEIAAQLAAYFDGRLTSFTVEYADEGTDFQRRVWQAVDAVPHGVTTTYGEIARRIGASGAAVRAVGTAIGRNPLLVVRPCHRVVGADGGLRGYAAGLERKEHLLVLEGALVS; this is encoded by the coding sequence ATGGCCACCACCACGGCGACCACCGCCGCAACGTCCGCGTCCACCATCGCGGCCACCTCCAAGGTCTGGGCGACCGCGGACAGCCCGCTCGGGGAGTTGCTGCTGGTCGGCGCGGCATCGGCGACCGCGCCCGGGGGTACCGCGCTGGTCTCCCTCTCCCTGCCCGGCCAGAAGGGCGGCGCGACGGTCCGGGAGGGCTGGCGCCATGAGCCCGCCGCCTTTACGGAGATCGCCGCGCAGTTGGCCGCGTACTTCGACGGCAGGTTGACCAGCTTCACGGTCGAATACGCCGACGAGGGCACCGACTTCCAGCGCCGGGTGTGGCAGGCGGTCGACGCCGTCCCGCACGGGGTCACCACTACCTACGGGGAGATCGCCCGGCGGATCGGCGCCTCGGGCGCTGCCGTACGCGCGGTGGGGACCGCCATCGGGCGCAATCCGCTGCTGGTGGTCCGGCCCTGTCACCGGGTCGTCGGAGCGGACGGCGGACTGCGTGGATACGCGGCGGGGCTGGAGCGCAAGGAACACCTCCTGGTGCTTGAGGGTGCACTGGTGTCATGA
- a CDS encoding TetR/AcrR family transcriptional regulator: MVRMSAEERRESVVRAAISEFAVGGYNGTSTEAIARRVGVSQPYLFRLYKNKRELFLAATRRCMEDMVGVFADALKESPDGDPEAVMAAAYFRLIGDREKLLMQMQVYVAVATAEAAGDAEFGETVRRSWLEIWDLASGALGGDREVAGRFISYGMLINTLVALGFPAEHRVWEGYFDLRPGSAEG; encoded by the coding sequence ATGGTCAGGATGAGCGCGGAGGAACGGCGCGAGAGCGTTGTCCGGGCGGCGATCTCGGAGTTCGCCGTCGGGGGTTACAACGGCACGTCGACCGAGGCGATCGCCCGGCGCGTCGGGGTCTCCCAGCCGTATCTCTTCCGGCTGTACAAGAACAAGCGGGAGCTGTTCCTCGCCGCCACCCGGCGCTGTATGGAGGACATGGTCGGGGTGTTCGCGGACGCCCTGAAGGAGTCGCCCGACGGCGACCCCGAGGCCGTGATGGCCGCCGCGTACTTCCGGCTCATCGGCGACCGCGAGAAGCTGCTGATGCAGATGCAGGTCTATGTGGCGGTGGCCACCGCCGAGGCGGCGGGCGACGCCGAGTTCGGCGAGACGGTACGGCGGAGCTGGCTGGAGATCTGGGATCTCGCGAGCGGCGCTCTGGGCGGCGACCGGGAGGTCGCCGGCCGGTTCATAAGCTACGGGATGCTGATCAACACGCTGGTGGCCCTGGGCTTCCCCGCCGAGCACCGTGTCTGGGAGGGCTACTTCGACCTCAGGCCCGGCTCCGCCGAGGGGTAG
- a CDS encoding GlsB/YeaQ/YmgE family stress response membrane protein, which produces MSVLGWIVLGLLAGAVAKLLLPGRDPGGLIITTLLGVVGASLGGWISAEFFDRSISKEFFDGPTWIAAIGGSLVLLIGYRLLFGHSRR; this is translated from the coding sequence ATGAGCGTTCTCGGCTGGATCGTCCTCGGGCTGCTCGCCGGAGCCGTAGCCAAGCTGCTGCTGCCGGGCCGCGACCCGGGCGGCCTGATCATCACGACCCTCCTCGGCGTCGTCGGCGCGTCCCTGGGCGGCTGGATCTCCGCCGAGTTCTTCGACCGTTCCATCAGCAAGGAGTTCTTCGACGGACCGACCTGGATAGCCGCGATAGGCGGCTCCCTGGTGCTGCTGATCGGATACCGACTGCTCTTCGGCCACTCCCGCCGCTGA
- a CDS encoding MFS transporter, producing MEHTEHEAPHKRADHGQHGSAPAAGRWGGVGWTLLITSVAGFMASLDNLVVTTALPAIRSDLGGGLAELEWTVSAYTLTFAVLLLFGAALGDRFGRRRLFMVGLGIFTAASAAAAVAPGIDSLIAARAVQGVGGAIMMPLTMTLLTVAVPVARRGAMLGIFGAANGLAVAAGPLVGGALTEHLSWQWIFWLNVPVGLLLLVLARLRLAESYAPDARLDVPGTLLASGGLFGIVYGLINGHVDGWTSAPVLGSLTAGVLLLAAFVRHGTVAAHPLLPMRLFRDRGFAGINAASALMFLGMFGSIFLLSQFLQVVVGYSPTEAGLRMLPWTAMPLLVAPFAGILSDRIGGRPVVAAGLALQSLGLALYALVLEPGVSYPAQLPALIVSGIGMALFFAPAASVVMSSVRPGEQGMASGANNALREVGGALGIAALGAVFAARGGYGSPRMFVDGTVPALWIGAGAVAVAAVAALLIPGRRGIAAPPAPQDEEPEPAREPETPERERARV from the coding sequence ATGGAGCACACGGAGCACGAGGCCCCGCACAAGCGGGCAGACCACGGGCAACACGGCAGCGCACCGGCCGCCGGCCGGTGGGGCGGCGTGGGCTGGACCCTGCTCATCACCTCCGTCGCCGGATTCATGGCCTCGCTGGACAATCTCGTCGTCACCACGGCCCTGCCCGCCATCCGCTCCGACCTCGGCGGCGGACTCGCCGAACTCGAATGGACGGTGAGCGCCTACACCCTCACCTTCGCCGTTCTGCTGCTGTTCGGCGCCGCACTCGGCGACCGCTTCGGACGGCGCAGGCTCTTCATGGTCGGCCTCGGTATCTTCACCGCCGCGTCGGCGGCGGCCGCGGTGGCCCCCGGGATCGACAGCCTGATCGCCGCCCGGGCCGTCCAGGGCGTCGGCGGGGCCATCATGATGCCCCTCACCATGACCCTGCTGACCGTGGCGGTGCCCGTCGCCCGGAGAGGGGCCATGCTCGGCATCTTCGGCGCCGCCAACGGGCTCGCCGTCGCCGCCGGCCCCCTCGTCGGCGGTGCGCTCACCGAACATCTGTCCTGGCAGTGGATCTTCTGGCTGAACGTGCCCGTCGGACTTCTGCTGCTGGTCCTCGCCCGACTGCGGCTGGCCGAGTCCTACGCACCGGACGCCCGGCTCGACGTCCCCGGCACGCTCCTCGCCAGCGGCGGCCTCTTCGGCATCGTCTACGGACTGATCAACGGCCATGTCGACGGCTGGACCAGCGCCCCCGTCCTGGGCTCCCTGACCGCCGGGGTGCTGCTGCTCGCCGCCTTCGTCCGGCACGGCACGGTCGCCGCCCACCCGCTGCTCCCCATGCGGCTCTTCCGCGACCGGGGCTTCGCCGGCATCAACGCGGCGTCCGCACTGATGTTCCTGGGGATGTTCGGCTCCATCTTCCTGCTCAGCCAGTTCCTCCAGGTCGTCGTCGGCTACTCGCCCACCGAAGCCGGGCTCCGGATGCTGCCGTGGACCGCGATGCCGCTGCTTGTCGCGCCCTTCGCGGGCATCCTCTCCGACCGGATCGGCGGCCGGCCCGTCGTCGCCGCCGGACTCGCCCTCCAGTCGCTCGGGCTCGCGCTGTACGCACTGGTCCTGGAGCCCGGTGTGAGCTACCCCGCCCAACTGCCCGCGCTGATCGTCAGCGGTATCGGTATGGCGCTGTTCTTCGCGCCCGCCGCGAGCGTGGTGATGTCCAGTGTCCGGCCCGGCGAACAGGGCATGGCGTCCGGGGCGAACAACGCGCTCCGGGAGGTCGGCGGCGCGCTCGGAATCGCCGCCCTGGGCGCGGTGTTCGCCGCCCGCGGCGGCTATGGATCGCCCCGGATGTTCGTGGACGGAACCGTCCCGGCGCTGTGGATCGGCGCGGGAGCGGTGGCCGTCGCGGCGGTGGCCGCACTGCTGATCCCGGGCCGCAGGGGCATCGCCGCGCCGCCCGCCCCGCAGGACGAGGAGCCGGAGCCGGCGCGGGAACCGGAGACCCCGGAGCGCGAGCGGGCCCGAGTCTGA
- the rpmG gene encoding 50S ribosomal protein L33 has product MAATDVRPKITLACVECKERNYITKKNRRNNPDRLEMKKHCPRCKAHTAHRETR; this is encoded by the coding sequence GTGGCTGCCACCGACGTCCGCCCGAAGATCACGCTGGCCTGCGTGGAGTGCAAGGAGCGGAACTACATCACCAAGAAGAACCGGCGTAACAACCCGGACCGACTGGAGATGAAGAAGCACTGCCCGCGCTGCAAGGCGCACACTGCGCACCGCGAAACGCGCTGA
- a CDS encoding MaoC family dehydratase yields the protein MAAKISFADVEVGTELPTGSFPVDRAVLVQYAGASGDFNPIHWNEKFAREVGLPDVIAHGMFTMAEAIRVVTDWTGDPGAVVDYSVRFTKPVVVPNDEKGALIEVSGKVAALLEENTVRVDLTAVSDGNKVLGMARAVVRLS from the coding sequence ATGGCGGCGAAGATCTCCTTCGCGGACGTCGAGGTCGGGACCGAGCTGCCGACCGGGTCGTTCCCGGTGGACCGGGCCGTGCTCGTCCAGTACGCGGGCGCGTCCGGCGACTTCAACCCGATCCACTGGAACGAGAAGTTCGCCCGGGAGGTCGGGCTCCCGGATGTGATCGCCCACGGCATGTTCACCATGGCCGAGGCGATCCGGGTGGTCACGGACTGGACCGGGGACCCGGGGGCGGTCGTCGACTACTCGGTCCGGTTCACCAAGCCGGTCGTCGTGCCCAATGACGAGAAGGGCGCGCTGATCGAAGTCAGCGGGAAGGTCGCCGCACTGCTGGAGGAGAACACCGTCCGGGTGGACCTCACCGCGGTCAGCGACGGGAACAAGGTGCTGGGCATGGCCCGTGCGGTCGTCCGGCTGAGCTGA
- a CDS encoding amidohydrolase family protein, giving the protein MPDSQPRPPDGATADSSALLLCGARLTDGRTVDVRLSGGRIEAVGTAGSLAPHCARVDLGGYLLLPAPAEPHGHGDTALTADSPGPVSYEPDDVQRRATEAALLQLGHGATALRSHVRIGDVQGLGPLEAVLQARRSLRGLTDLTAVAVPRLLTGLAGADGLVMLRDAVKMGAAVVGGCPDADPDPAGYVEALLDVAAEHGCPVDLHTRGDDPARLARLAAMAGGVRPGVTIGPCAGLAHLPHEVAARAADQLAAAGITVVCLPQGGCGAMEQRGSAPVRLLRAAGVRVAAGSGALRDVSNPVGRGDPLEAAYLLASRDGLRAEDAYATVASAAREAMGLPEVRVEAGFPAELLAVRGERIAGVLSLAYSRIVIHRGRVVARTSAVREYCDSAVAVALELPRQGRQ; this is encoded by the coding sequence ATGCCCGACAGCCAGCCGCGGCCTCCCGACGGCGCGACCGCCGACTCCTCCGCCCTGCTGCTCTGCGGCGCCCGGCTGACGGACGGCCGCACGGTCGACGTCCGGCTCAGCGGCGGCCGGATCGAGGCGGTCGGCACGGCGGGCAGTCTCGCCCCGCACTGTGCCCGGGTCGACCTCGGCGGCTATCTGCTGCTGCCCGCCCCCGCCGAACCCCACGGCCATGGCGACACCGCCCTGACCGCCGACTCGCCGGGCCCCGTCTCGTACGAACCCGACGACGTACAGCGGCGGGCCACCGAGGCCGCGCTGCTCCAGCTCGGCCACGGGGCGACGGCGCTGCGCTCCCATGTCCGGATCGGGGACGTGCAGGGGCTCGGACCGCTGGAGGCGGTGCTCCAGGCACGCCGCTCGCTGCGTGGGCTGACCGATCTGACGGCGGTGGCCGTCCCCCGGCTGCTGACCGGACTGGCGGGCGCGGACGGGCTGGTGATGCTGCGGGACGCGGTCAAGATGGGCGCCGCGGTGGTGGGCGGCTGTCCGGACGCCGACCCGGACCCGGCCGGCTATGTGGAGGCGCTGCTGGACGTCGCCGCGGAACACGGCTGCCCGGTCGACCTGCACACTCGCGGCGACGATCCGGCCCGGCTCGCCCGGCTGGCGGCCATGGCGGGCGGGGTGCGGCCCGGGGTGACGATCGGACCCTGCGCCGGGCTCGCCCATCTGCCGCACGAGGTCGCCGCCCGGGCCGCGGACCAGTTGGCGGCGGCCGGCATCACCGTGGTCTGCCTGCCGCAGGGCGGCTGCGGGGCGATGGAGCAGCGGGGCAGCGCTCCCGTCCGGCTGCTGCGGGCCGCCGGAGTACGGGTGGCCGCGGGCAGCGGGGCGCTGCGGGACGTGTCGAATCCGGTGGGACGGGGCGATCCGCTGGAGGCCGCCTATCTGCTGGCGTCCCGGGACGGGCTGCGGGCGGAGGACGCGTACGCGACGGTGGCCTCGGCCGCGCGGGAGGCCATGGGCCTGCCGGAGGTGCGGGTGGAGGCGGGTTTCCCGGCCGAGCTGCTGGCGGTGCGCGGGGAGCGGATCGCGGGCGTGCTGTCCCTGGCGTACAGCAGGATCGTGATCCATCGGGGCCGGGTGGTGGCACGTACCAGCGCCGTCCGCGAATACTGCGACTCGGCGGTCGCGGTCGCCCTTGAACTGCCGCGCCAGGGCCGCCAGTAA
- a CDS encoding UDP-N-acetylmuramate dehydrogenase, with protein MQELHDAPLAPLTTFRLGGPATRLLTATTDDEVVAAVRAADTAGTPLLLIGGGSNLVIGDKGFDGTALRIATTGFRLDGTALELAAGEVWTDAVARTVAAGLAGVEGLAGIPGSAGATPVQNVGAYGQEVSSTITEVVAYDRHRGETVTLTNAECAFSYRHSLFKEHPERYVVLRVRFRLEDAQGLSAPVRYAEAARALGVETGDRAPLDAVRTTVLALRGGKGMVLDADDHDTWSAGSFFTNPILDDTAYEAFLGRVRERLGDGAVAPAYPAGEGRTKTSAAWLIDRAGFTKGYGSGPARISTKHTLALTNRGNATTEDLLALAREVVEGVRAAFGVTLVNEPVTVGVDL; from the coding sequence GTGCAGGAACTTCACGACGCCCCTCTCGCCCCCCTGACCACCTTCCGGCTCGGCGGCCCCGCCACCCGGCTCCTCACGGCGACCACCGATGACGAGGTGGTCGCCGCGGTGCGCGCGGCGGACACCGCCGGGACGCCACTGCTCCTCATCGGCGGTGGCAGCAATCTGGTCATCGGCGACAAGGGCTTCGACGGCACCGCGCTGCGGATCGCCACCACCGGCTTCCGGCTCGACGGCACCGCGCTCGAACTCGCGGCGGGCGAGGTGTGGACCGACGCGGTCGCCCGGACCGTGGCCGCCGGACTGGCCGGCGTCGAAGGCCTCGCGGGCATCCCGGGCTCCGCCGGTGCCACGCCGGTCCAGAACGTCGGCGCGTACGGCCAGGAGGTCTCCAGCACGATCACCGAGGTCGTCGCGTACGACCGGCACCGCGGCGAGACCGTCACCCTCACCAACGCCGAGTGCGCCTTCTCCTACCGCCACAGCCTCTTCAAGGAGCACCCCGAGCGCTATGTCGTGCTCCGGGTCCGCTTCCGGCTGGAGGACGCGCAGGGGCTCTCCGCACCCGTCCGGTACGCGGAGGCCGCGCGCGCCCTCGGCGTCGAGACCGGCGACCGGGCCCCGCTGGACGCGGTCCGCACCACCGTCCTCGCACTGCGCGGCGGCAAGGGCATGGTCCTCGACGCGGACGACCACGACACCTGGTCCGCCGGGTCCTTCTTCACCAACCCGATCCTCGACGACACCGCGTACGAGGCGTTCCTCGGCCGGGTGAGGGAGCGGCTGGGCGACGGAGCCGTAGCGCCCGCCTACCCGGCGGGGGAGGGACGCACCAAGACGTCCGCCGCCTGGCTGATCGACCGGGCGGGCTTCACCAAGGGATACGGCAGCGGCCCGGCCCGCATCTCCACCAAGCACACCCTGGCCCTGACCAACCGCGGCAACGCCACCACGGAGGACCTCCTGGCCCTCGCCCGCGAGGTCGTCGAGGGCGTCCGGGCGGCGTTCGGCGTCACCCTGGTCAACGAACCGGTCACGGTCGGCGTCGACCTCTGA
- a CDS encoding GyrI-like domain-containing protein, with protein sequence MSSDTETGTASAPGFRPEVVDRSEQFYICFRGSVRMDHFAVIADRLGELIGWAAAQGAEFAGAPFFRFRTVDMAGESDIEAGIPLTAPVSTERDIRAGYLPAGRYATVVHTGHPDRLPDTITALRTWADRTGLTWDMTPLADGAERWGCRLESYLTDPRAEPDMDKWQVELSFRLAD encoded by the coding sequence ATGAGTTCCGACACCGAAACCGGCACCGCCTCCGCCCCCGGCTTCAGGCCCGAAGTGGTGGACCGTTCCGAGCAGTTCTACATCTGCTTCCGGGGGTCGGTCCGCATGGACCACTTCGCGGTGATCGCCGACCGCCTCGGCGAGCTGATCGGCTGGGCCGCCGCCCAGGGCGCGGAGTTCGCCGGGGCGCCCTTCTTCCGCTTCCGTACGGTCGACATGGCCGGCGAGTCCGATATCGAGGCCGGTATCCCGCTGACGGCGCCGGTGAGTACGGAGCGGGACATCCGGGCGGGGTACCTCCCGGCCGGTCGGTACGCCACCGTCGTCCACACCGGACACCCCGACCGTCTCCCCGACACCATCACCGCCCTGCGCACCTGGGCCGACCGCACCGGCCTGACCTGGGACATGACCCCGCTGGCCGACGGCGCGGAACGCTGGGGCTGTCGCCTGGAGTCGTATCTCACCGATCCTCGGGCGGAACCCGATATGGACAAGTGGCAGGTCGAACTCTCCTTCCGGCTGGCCGACTGA
- a CDS encoding YajQ family cyclic di-GMP-binding protein yields the protein MADSSFDIVSKVERQEVDNALNQAAKEISQRYDFKNVGASIAWSGEKILMQANSEERVSAILDVFQSKLIKRGISLKALDAGEPQLSGKEYKIFASIEEGISQENAKKVAKIIRDEGPKGVKAQVQGEELRVSSKSRDDLQAVISLLKGQDFDFALQFVNYR from the coding sequence ATGGCCGACTCCAGTTTCGACATCGTCTCGAAGGTCGAGCGGCAGGAGGTCGACAACGCCCTCAACCAGGCCGCCAAGGAGATCTCCCAGCGCTACGACTTCAAGAATGTCGGGGCGTCCATCGCCTGGTCGGGCGAGAAGATCCTGATGCAGGCGAACTCGGAGGAGCGGGTCTCCGCGATCCTCGATGTGTTCCAGTCGAAGCTGATCAAGCGGGGTATCTCGCTCAAGGCTCTGGACGCGGGCGAGCCGCAGCTCTCGGGCAAGGAGTACAAGATCTTCGCCTCGATCGAGGAGGGGATCAGCCAGGAGAACGCGAAGAAGGTCGCGAAGATCATCCGCGATGAGGGTCCGAAGGGCGTGAAGGCGCAGGTGCAGGGCGAGGAGCTGCGGGTCAGCTCGAAGAGCCGGGACGACCTCCAGGCCGTGATCTCGCTGCTGAAGGGCCAGGACTTCGACTTCGCGCTCCAGTTCGTCAACTACCGCTGA